Proteins from one Magnetospirillum sp. 15-1 genomic window:
- a CDS encoding carboxymuconolactone decarboxylase family protein: MTPSQPPASFAAFADIAPGVVEAFRGVGKAVDASGLDKGLTELVKVRVSQINGCAFCLKFHLDLARRHDVPAAKLDLLAAWRDAPLYSERERAALDWAEALTSLADHHTLQATLDEVKRHFAGEEIAFLAASVAVINAWNRLGAGLGFRPAG; encoded by the coding sequence ATGACTCCGTCGCAGCCGCCCGCCAGCTTTGCCGCCTTTGCCGACATCGCCCCCGGGGTGGTGGAGGCTTTTCGCGGTGTCGGCAAGGCGGTGGATGCCTCCGGCCTGGACAAGGGGCTGACCGAACTGGTCAAGGTCCGAGTCTCCCAGATCAACGGCTGCGCCTTCTGCCTGAAATTCCATCTGGATCTGGCCCGGCGTCACGATGTGCCGGCGGCCAAGCTGGACCTGCTGGCCGCCTGGCGGGATGCCCCGCTGTATTCGGAGCGCGAGCGCGCCGCCCTGGATTGGGCCGAAGCCCTGACCTCCCTGGCCGATCACCACACCCTGCAGGCCACCCTGGACGAGGTGAAGCGGCATTTCGCGGGTGAGGAAATCGCTTTCCTCGCCGCCTCGGTGGCGGTGATCAACGCCTGGAACCGTCTGGGCGCCGGCCTGGGCTTTCGGCCGGCCGGTTGA